Proteins from a single region of Lysinibacillus sp. JNUCC-52:
- the tgt gene encoding tRNA guanosine(34) transglycosylase Tgt, translating into MTQPAIRYELLHTCKQTGARLGIVHTPHGSFETPAFMPVGTQATVKTMSPEELKEMNAGIILSNTYHLWLRPGNDIVKEAGGLHKFMNWDRPILTDSGGFQVFSLSQFRKIEEEGVHFRNHLNGDKLFLSPEKAMEIQNDLGSDIMMAFDECPPYPATYDYMLKSVDRTTRWAKRCKEAHARPEDQGLFGIIQGGEFEELRRRSAEALVELDFPGYAIGGLSVGEPKDVMNRVLEFTTPLMPTNKPRYLMGVGSPDSLIDGAIRGIDMFDCVLPTRIARNGTLMTSEGRLVVKNAKYARDFGPIDPNCDCYTCKNYSRAYVRHLIRTEETFGIRLTSYHNLHFLLKLMEQVRDAIREDRLGDFREEFFEKYGFNGPNAKNF; encoded by the coding sequence ATGACACAACCAGCAATTCGGTATGAACTACTTCATACATGTAAGCAAACAGGAGCACGACTAGGTATTGTGCACACACCACATGGCTCTTTTGAAACACCAGCATTTATGCCTGTGGGGACTCAAGCGACGGTTAAAACGATGTCTCCTGAGGAATTAAAAGAAATGAATGCGGGCATTATTCTTTCAAATACGTACCATTTATGGCTTCGTCCAGGTAATGATATTGTCAAAGAAGCAGGTGGCTTGCATAAATTTATGAACTGGGATCGCCCAATTTTAACGGATTCAGGTGGCTTCCAAGTGTTTTCATTGAGCCAATTCCGTAAAATTGAAGAAGAAGGTGTCCATTTCCGTAATCATTTAAATGGAGATAAGCTGTTTTTAAGTCCAGAAAAGGCAATGGAAATTCAAAATGATTTAGGTTCAGATATTATGATGGCATTTGATGAATGTCCACCTTACCCAGCGACATATGACTATATGCTGAAATCAGTAGATAGAACGACACGTTGGGCAAAGCGATGCAAGGAAGCGCATGCTCGTCCAGAAGATCAAGGCTTATTCGGTATTATTCAAGGTGGGGAATTCGAGGAATTACGTCGTCGCTCTGCGGAAGCGCTAGTAGAGCTTGATTTTCCTGGTTATGCAATAGGAGGCTTATCAGTGGGCGAACCTAAAGATGTGATGAACCGAGTGTTAGAGTTTACGACACCGTTAATGCCAACTAATAAGCCACGTTATTTAATGGGAGTTGGATCTCCAGATTCTCTTATTGACGGCGCTATTCGAGGAATTGATATGTTTGACTGTGTACTACCAACTCGAATTGCACGTAATGGAACATTAATGACGTCTGAAGGCCGTTTAGTCGTGAAAAATGCAAAATATGCACGTGATTTCGGTCCAATCGATCCAAACTGTGATTGCTACACATGTAAAAACTATTCTCGCGCATATGTGCGTCATTTAATTCGTACAGAAGAGACATTCGGTATTCGTTTAACTTCTTACCATAACTTACATTTTTTACTGAAGCTTATGGAGCAAGTGCGTGATGCTATTCGTGAGGATCGCCTAGGAGATTTCCGTGAAGAATTTTTCGAGAAGTATGGTTTTAATGGGCCGAATGCTAAAAACTTCTAA
- the pheA gene encoding prephenate dehydratase — MTERQWEKRIAYLGPEASFTYLATKSIFPTDLLVPCTTIPECIEAVAEGKVDLAVVPLENALEGSVPLTLDYLFHEATLYVTGELQLKIQQHLMVNKAQKNNWESIKGVYSHPHALAQCHKYLFYRFSDVPLHQTTSTAAAAKFVSENPDDCIAAVGNAAAAAKYGLEIVQDNIHDFHFNHTRFFVLSKQNKRLPQELSDGQAKTTFMITLPTDRSGALHQVLSVFAWRQLNLSKIESRPLKTGLGDYFFMIDVLADEKEPMMRGAMEELAALGCKVKSLGTYFTYLTSDEG; from the coding sequence ATGACAGAGCGACAGTGGGAGAAACGAATTGCATATTTAGGACCTGAAGCATCATTTACATACTTAGCGACAAAATCTATCTTCCCAACTGATTTGCTTGTCCCGTGTACAACGATACCTGAATGTATTGAGGCAGTAGCAGAGGGCAAGGTTGATTTAGCGGTTGTACCATTAGAAAATGCTTTAGAAGGCTCAGTACCATTGACGCTCGATTATTTATTCCATGAGGCAACGCTTTATGTAACAGGTGAGCTACAATTGAAAATTCAACAACATTTAATGGTTAATAAGGCGCAAAAGAATAATTGGGAATCCATCAAAGGGGTATATTCACATCCGCATGCTTTAGCGCAATGTCATAAATATTTATTTTATCGCTTTAGTGATGTGCCGTTACATCAAACAACATCAACAGCTGCTGCAGCTAAATTTGTATCAGAAAATCCTGATGATTGCATTGCAGCAGTAGGTAATGCAGCCGCTGCTGCAAAATACGGACTAGAAATCGTGCAAGATAATATTCATGATTTTCATTTTAATCATACTCGTTTCTTTGTGTTATCTAAGCAAAATAAACGATTACCCCAGGAATTATCAGATGGGCAAGCTAAAACAACCTTTATGATTACGTTACCGACAGATCGATCAGGGGCATTACACCAAGTTCTTTCCGTTTTTGCGTGGCGACAATTGAATTTAAGTAAAATTGAATCACGCCCATTAAAAACAGGTCTTGGTGATTATTTCTTTATGATTGATGTTTTAGCTGATGAAAAAGAACCAATGATGCGAGGTGCTATGGAGGAGCTAGCGGCACTTGGCTGCAAAGTGAAATCGCTTGGTACATACTTTACGTATTTAACATCAGACGAAGGCTAA
- the obgE gene encoding GTPase ObgE, whose amino-acid sequence MFVDHVKIYVKGGDGGDGMVAFRREKYVPNGGPAGGDGGHGGNVVFEVEEGLRTLMDFRYKRHFKAERGEHGMSKGMHGKRAEDLIVKVPPGTVVMNEETGEVIADLVEHGQQAIIAKSGRGGRGNSRFATPANPAPELSEKGEPGQELNVILELKVLADVGLVGFPSVGKSTLLSVVSAAKPKIGAYHFTTIVPNLGMIETDDHRSFAMADLPGLIEGAHEGVGLGHQFLRHIERTRVIVHVIDMSGMEGRDPYEDYLTINEELKQYNLRLTERPQIIVANKMDMPEAEENLVEFRKKVGEDVQIFPISAVSRQGLKELLFAIADLLEVTPEFPLFEEVEEQSDATVMYKHQSQGEDFEITRDDDGAFIISGYSIERLFKMTDFSREDGIRRFARQLRGMGVDEALRERGAQNGDTVRLQEFEFEFID is encoded by the coding sequence ATGTTTGTCGATCACGTAAAGATATATGTTAAAGGTGGCGATGGCGGCGATGGAATGGTAGCCTTTCGCCGTGAAAAATATGTACCAAATGGTGGGCCAGCTGGTGGAGATGGCGGTCACGGAGGTAACGTAGTATTTGAAGTAGAAGAAGGCTTACGTACGTTAATGGATTTCCGTTATAAACGTCACTTCAAAGCAGAACGTGGTGAACACGGGATGAGTAAAGGGATGCACGGAAAACGCGCTGAAGATTTAATTGTTAAGGTGCCACCAGGTACAGTTGTGATGAATGAGGAAACAGGAGAAGTCATCGCAGATTTAGTTGAGCATGGCCAACAAGCGATTATCGCGAAATCAGGTCGTGGTGGACGCGGAAATTCTCGCTTTGCAACACCTGCCAATCCTGCGCCTGAGCTTTCTGAAAAAGGCGAGCCAGGACAAGAATTAAATGTTATATTAGAGTTAAAAGTATTAGCAGATGTTGGTTTAGTTGGTTTCCCAAGTGTAGGTAAATCCACACTATTATCAGTTGTTTCTGCAGCAAAACCAAAGATTGGCGCTTATCATTTTACGACAATCGTGCCGAATTTAGGAATGATTGAAACAGATGATCACCGAAGCTTTGCAATGGCAGATTTACCAGGGCTAATTGAAGGCGCGCATGAAGGCGTAGGGTTAGGACACCAATTTTTACGTCATATCGAACGTACACGTGTCATTGTGCATGTTATCGATATGTCAGGTATGGAAGGCCGTGACCCGTACGAAGATTATTTAACAATTAACGAGGAGTTAAAGCAATATAATTTGCGTTTAACAGAGCGTCCTCAAATTATTGTAGCAAATAAAATGGATATGCCAGAAGCAGAAGAGAACTTAGTGGAATTCCGCAAAAAAGTTGGAGAAGATGTGCAAATCTTCCCAATCTCAGCAGTTTCACGCCAAGGCTTAAAAGAATTATTATTTGCTATAGCAGATTTACTTGAAGTAACGCCTGAGTTCCCACTATTTGAAGAAGTAGAGGAACAATCAGATGCAACAGTAATGTACAAGCATCAATCGCAAGGCGAAGATTTCGAGATTACTCGTGATGATGACGGTGCATTTATCATTAGTGGCTACTCGATTGAACGTCTATTTAAAATGACAGACTTTAGTCGTGAAGATGGTATTCGACGTTTCGCACGCCAATTGCGCGGTATGGGTGTGGATGAGGCATTGCGTGAGCGTGGTGCTCAAAATGGTGATACCGTTCGTCTACAAGAGTTCGAATTCGAATTTATAGATTAA
- a CDS encoding phosphotransferase, which produces MKRAKQLEIADKVRVIHRQLGRIEPSLVLPLVKSDDEQLIVQMWQEGSHSANFAHKKDREQSLKLLNTLHDTNQKIAWQRVPGLYTFSQLLKWQMRHIRFKSRRNEFRTFLTREEVDQIIHFSEKALQLMEQENVPEKDLTLLHGDVVHHNFLWCSDGELRLIDFDLAHLGEADDEYILWLHRVLPAVDYNIDSILNELPDLQRLDMRKLHRLKFPNELLREWLFAVDLPLEQQLVFLDYLIPFTKRALTYWPKLWYDIDRVMKK; this is translated from the coding sequence GTGAAACGAGCAAAGCAGTTAGAAATAGCAGATAAGGTGAGGGTCATTCATCGCCAACTTGGGCGAATAGAGCCCTCCCTCGTCCTGCCTTTAGTAAAAAGTGATGATGAGCAACTTATCGTTCAAATGTGGCAAGAGGGAAGCCACAGTGCGAATTTCGCACATAAAAAAGATAGAGAACAATCTTTAAAGCTATTAAATACGTTACATGATACAAATCAAAAAATTGCGTGGCAACGAGTGCCAGGTCTGTATACCTTCTCACAGCTATTAAAATGGCAAATGCGTCATATCCGTTTTAAAAGTAGACGAAATGAATTCAGAACATTTTTAACGAGAGAAGAAGTGGATCAAATCATTCATTTTAGTGAAAAGGCTTTGCAGTTAATGGAACAAGAAAATGTGCCAGAAAAAGATCTTACGTTGCTACATGGTGATGTTGTACATCATAATTTCTTATGGTGTTCAGATGGAGAATTACGTTTAATCGATTTTGATCTTGCTCATCTTGGTGAAGCCGATGATGAATATATATTATGGCTGCATCGTGTATTGCCAGCAGTAGATTATAATATTGATAGTATTTTAAACGAATTACCAGACCTCCAACGATTAGATATGAGAAAGTTACATCGTTTAAAGTTTCCAAATGAGTTATTGAGAGAGTGGCTTTTTGCTGTAGATTTGCCATTAGAACAACAGCTAGTATTTTTAGATTATTTAATACCGTTTACGAAGCGAGCCCTAACATACTGGCCAAAACTGTGGTACGATATTGATAGAGTGATGAAGAAATGA
- the yajC gene encoding preprotein translocase subunit YajC → MESILGFAPIILMFVAMWFILIRPAKKRQQETQNMQSSLQRGDKIITIGGLHGVIDSIEDTAVTLVIADNVRVKFDRQAIGRVVNDQV, encoded by the coding sequence ATGGAATCAATATTAGGTTTTGCACCGATCATTCTAATGTTCGTGGCAATGTGGTTCATTTTAATCCGTCCTGCTAAAAAGAGACAGCAAGAAACACAAAATATGCAAAGTAGCTTACAGCGCGGCGATAAAATTATTACAATCGGTGGCTTGCATGGTGTTATCGACTCAATTGAGGACACAGCTGTCACTTTAGTTATCGCTGATAATGTTCGCGTTAAATTTGACCGTCAAGCAATTGGACGTGTCGTAAATGACCAAGTATAA
- a CDS encoding ACT domain-containing protein, giving the protein MKNVANQRYYLVREDVLTDAMQKTLEAKQLLSSGSVSSIWDAVKQVDLSRSAFYKYRDAVFPFHSIVQERILTVFLQLQDRKGTLAKLLETVTNSHCNVLTIHQTIPIQGRANVTLSLDVTSMTSELDDLIQQLKRLDFVESAEVISSGAL; this is encoded by the coding sequence ATGAAGAATGTTGCGAATCAGCGATATTATTTAGTTCGTGAAGATGTATTAACGGATGCTATGCAAAAAACATTGGAGGCAAAGCAATTACTTTCAAGTGGTTCGGTATCCTCCATCTGGGATGCGGTAAAGCAAGTGGATTTATCGCGCAGTGCGTTTTACAAATATCGTGATGCTGTATTTCCTTTTCACTCAATTGTACAGGAGCGCATTTTAACCGTCTTTTTACAGCTTCAAGATCGAAAAGGAACGTTAGCCAAATTGTTAGAAACTGTGACCAATTCACATTGTAATGTACTGACAATCCATCAAACTATACCAATTCAAGGACGTGCGAATGTAACATTGTCATTAGATGTGACGAGTATGACTTCTGAACTTGATGACTTAATACAGCAGCTAAAACGTTTAGATTTTGTTGAATCTGCAGAGGTAATAAGTTCTGGTGCATTGTAA
- the queA gene encoding tRNA preQ1(34) S-adenosylmethionine ribosyltransferase-isomerase QueA — protein MRVEDFDFELPEELIAQTPLVDRTASRLMVVTPGSEKVEHQHFAHILEELHAGDCLVLNDTRVLPARLMGVKEETGAHIEVLLLKQTAGTDEWETLVKPAKRVKVGTVVTFGDGLLTATCTAELDHGGRMFVFKYDGIFYEILEQLGEMPLPPYIREKLDDSERYQTVYAKERGSAAAPTAGLHFTQELLEQVRAKGVEIVFITLHVGLGTFRPVSVDSIENHEMHAEFYSVTEEAAATINRVKANGGNVIAVGTTSTRTLETIGSKYGEVRAEQGWTSIFIYPGYKFTVVDGLITNFHLPKSTLVMLVSTLATKDTILSAYNQAVEEKYRFFSFGDAMFIRPSTIRK, from the coding sequence ATGCGTGTAGAAGATTTTGATTTTGAATTACCAGAGGAGCTCATCGCACAAACGCCACTTGTCGATCGTACGGCAAGTCGTTTAATGGTCGTGACACCAGGTTCAGAAAAAGTTGAGCATCAGCATTTTGCTCATATATTAGAAGAGCTTCATGCTGGAGACTGTCTTGTTTTAAATGATACAAGAGTATTACCAGCACGTTTAATGGGTGTGAAAGAGGAAACTGGCGCACATATCGAAGTATTGCTATTAAAGCAAACAGCAGGTACTGATGAATGGGAAACACTTGTAAAGCCAGCAAAGCGTGTTAAAGTGGGGACAGTTGTAACATTTGGAGACGGTTTACTAACGGCTACTTGTACAGCTGAACTAGATCATGGTGGCCGCATGTTTGTATTTAAATACGACGGTATTTTTTATGAAATTTTAGAGCAACTTGGAGAAATGCCATTGCCTCCTTATATTCGCGAAAAACTAGATGACAGTGAACGTTATCAAACTGTATATGCGAAAGAGCGTGGCTCGGCAGCAGCCCCAACAGCAGGTCTTCATTTTACGCAGGAACTATTAGAACAAGTTCGTGCAAAAGGTGTGGAAATTGTTTTTATAACGCTACATGTTGGTCTTGGCACATTCCGTCCAGTGAGTGTGGACTCTATAGAAAATCATGAAATGCATGCTGAATTTTATAGTGTAACAGAAGAAGCAGCTGCTACAATCAACCGAGTGAAAGCAAATGGTGGTAATGTGATAGCTGTTGGTACGACATCTACTCGTACGCTCGAAACAATCGGCTCTAAGTATGGAGAAGTACGTGCAGAGCAAGGTTGGACATCTATCTTTATTTATCCAGGCTATAAATTTACGGTAGTAGATGGGTTAATTACAAACTTCCATTTACCGAAATCGACATTAGTAATGCTCGTTAGTACACTTGCGACAAAGGATACGATTTTAAGCGCATATAATCAAGCGGTAGAAGAAAAATATCGCTTCTTTAGCTTTGGAGACGCAATGTTTATACGTCCGAGTACAATTCGTAAATAA
- the ruvA gene encoding Holliday junction branch migration protein RuvA: MYDYLKGQVVRITPEYIVLEQQGIGWQLNTPNPFAFRASAVEQQIYVHLHVREDAQMLYGFPNLDQRELFRKLILVSGIGPKGALAILATGNPQQVISAIEREDEAFLVKFPGVGKKTARQMILDLKGKLGSLMDSIELPSTEDELPLFGVNPYKHELEEAILALMALGYSEKELDKIRPLLEDNDKLETTDAYMKQALQLLLKLK; this comes from the coding sequence ATGTATGATTATTTAAAAGGACAAGTAGTGCGTATTACGCCTGAGTATATTGTGCTTGAGCAACAAGGGATTGGCTGGCAGTTGAATACACCTAATCCATTTGCATTTCGTGCGTCCGCTGTCGAACAACAAATTTATGTACATCTACATGTTCGAGAAGATGCACAAATGCTATATGGCTTTCCGAATTTAGATCAACGAGAGCTGTTCCGTAAATTAATTTTAGTATCAGGCATTGGACCAAAAGGTGCGCTTGCGATTTTAGCGACTGGCAACCCACAACAAGTCATCAGTGCCATCGAACGAGAAGACGAAGCATTTTTAGTGAAATTTCCTGGTGTGGGCAAAAAGACAGCACGCCAAATGATTCTAGATTTAAAAGGCAAACTTGGTTCATTAATGGACTCAATTGAGTTGCCTAGCACTGAGGATGAATTACCGTTATTTGGCGTTAATCCGTATAAGCATGAACTCGAAGAAGCCATTCTAGCATTAATGGCGCTTGGCTATTCGGAAAAAGAACTTGATAAAATCCGACCGCTTCTTGAAGATAATGACAAGCTGGAAACAACAGATGCCTATATGAAACAGGCATTACAGCTTCTACTAAAGTTAAAATAA
- a CDS encoding transcription repressor NadR, which produces MKKMLGEERRLQLLELLKKSNTPITGTDFAKFANVSRQVIVNDMTLLKARNEPIIATSQGYIYMHQEQLSQTVERTIPCFHTPEDAKDELLTIVDCGGTVKNVIVEHPIYGELTASIMVSNRHEVEKFVQRVNDTQANYLSALTGGTHLHVITAPSVDILDLIEQSLQKKGYLVSDQ; this is translated from the coding sequence ATGAAAAAAATGTTAGGCGAGGAACGCCGACTGCAACTTTTAGAACTGTTAAAAAAAAGCAACACACCGATAACTGGGACAGACTTCGCTAAATTTGCAAATGTTTCTAGACAAGTCATCGTAAATGATATGACATTATTAAAGGCTAGAAATGAACCTATTATTGCAACAAGCCAAGGTTATATTTATATGCACCAAGAGCAGCTCAGTCAAACTGTTGAACGGACAATCCCATGTTTCCACACACCCGAAGATGCCAAAGACGAATTGTTAACAATTGTAGATTGTGGTGGAACGGTTAAAAATGTCATTGTAGAGCATCCGATTTACGGAGAGCTTACCGCTTCGATTATGGTCTCGAATCGTCATGAAGTTGAAAAATTCGTACAACGTGTAAATGACACTCAGGCAAACTATTTATCTGCGCTTACAGGTGGCACTCATCTTCATGTTATTACAGCACCTTCTGTTGATATTTTAGATTTAATTGAGCAATCCTTGCAAAAGAAGGGATACCTTGTCTCAGATCAATAA
- a CDS encoding LysM peptidoglycan-binding domain-containing protein, with protein MRIHIVQKGDTLWKIAKEYGISFEDLKRLNAHLANPDYIVPGMEIILPEKINMEPHKGTHKETQKETHKETQMHKEMPTQTKPKESVKKEVQRPMPVPPPIVIQPPAPMPMPEPQMIPIPFPMPMPMPQQQQPMWVPQPVELSWNQQLVMPQVQQPAPPPPPVAQPAPPPPPPPAPAPAPPPVHMVPHMPMVPHCSSCHQPMHHQMWWHMPMHPQIDAYAMPQQQMPYAMPQQPMPTYVEGANFLESSSSPFFNEPQMQPQFEQMPMMPMGQTCGCGAQHGMGQTCGCGAQHGMGQTCGCGAQHGMGQSCGCGSQPVMMPNWQYDHGHCPPPCPPPCPSTGPWVSPNFFPGGMTPYRW; from the coding sequence TTGCGTATTCATATTGTTCAAAAGGGAGATACATTGTGGAAGATTGCGAAAGAGTACGGTATTTCGTTTGAGGATTTAAAACGACTCAATGCTCATCTTGCCAACCCTGATTATATTGTTCCGGGCATGGAAATTATTTTGCCTGAAAAAATAAACATGGAACCACATAAAGGAACACATAAGGAAACACAAAAAGAAACACATAAGGAAACACAAATGCATAAAGAGATGCCAACTCAAACAAAGCCTAAGGAAAGTGTTAAAAAAGAGGTGCAAAGACCGATGCCAGTGCCACCACCTATTGTTATTCAACCACCAGCACCGATGCCTATGCCAGAACCACAGATGATTCCAATACCGTTTCCAATGCCAATGCCGATGCCACAACAACAGCAACCGATGTGGGTGCCTCAGCCAGTAGAACTTAGCTGGAATCAACAATTAGTAATGCCGCAAGTGCAACAACCAGCACCCCCACCACCACCAGTAGCACAACCAGCACCGCCGCCACCACCACCGCCAGCACCAGCACCAGCACCACCGCCAGTTCATATGGTACCACATATGCCAATGGTACCTCATTGTTCTAGCTGCCATCAGCCAATGCATCATCAAATGTGGTGGCATATGCCAATGCATCCACAAATAGATGCATATGCAATGCCACAGCAACAAATGCCATATGCTATGCCGCAACAGCCAATGCCAACATATGTAGAAGGTGCGAATTTCTTAGAATCGAGCTCATCACCATTCTTTAATGAGCCACAAATGCAGCCTCAATTTGAGCAGATGCCAATGATGCCGATGGGTCAAACTTGTGGTTGTGGCGCACAACACGGAATGGGTCAAACTTGCGGATGTGGCGCACAGCACGGAATGGGTCAAACTTGCGGATGCGGTGCACAACATGGAATGGGCCAATCCTGTGGATGTGGTTCACAACCAGTAATGATGCCGAATTGGCAATATGACCATGGTCACTGCCCACCGCCATGCCCGCCACCATGTCCTTCAACTGGACCATGGGTTTCACCGAACTTTTTCCCAGGCGGGATGACGCCTTATCGATGGTAA
- a CDS encoding Spo0B domain-containing protein: MNNQSLTISEVLRFANHDYVNQLQLIRMNLDLGRIDESKELIQHYSEQLRVLSIMNRLQLPQTMEWLQTAGWRYPSLPLELNGEIKKPVTNNIDKDVVEYLNKTVMHVYDTLDPFTEQSLALDVRVDDHTFVLAFTLNGLWSADAFTEKGLKQFDIQTIVQTNTCWQYVLSANRE, encoded by the coding sequence ATGAACAATCAATCACTAACCATTAGTGAGGTATTACGTTTTGCAAATCATGATTATGTGAATCAACTTCAACTTATTCGCATGAATTTAGATTTAGGTAGAATTGATGAATCAAAAGAACTTATTCAACATTATTCGGAACAGCTACGAGTATTGTCTATCATGAATCGTCTACAATTACCACAAACAATGGAGTGGCTACAAACAGCAGGATGGCGTTATCCATCTTTACCGCTGGAGCTTAATGGTGAGATCAAAAAACCAGTCACTAATAATATTGACAAGGATGTTGTAGAGTATTTAAACAAAACAGTTATGCATGTTTATGATACATTAGATCCATTTACGGAGCAGAGCTTAGCGCTTGATGTACGTGTTGACGATCATACATTTGTTTTGGCGTTTACGCTAAATGGACTGTGGAGTGCAGACGCATTCACCGAAAAAGGTTTGAAACAATTCGACATTCAAACAATTGTGCAGACAAATACGTGCTGGCAATATGTGTTGAGTGCAAATAGGGAGTGA
- a CDS encoding thiol-disulfide oxidoreductase DCC family protein, translated as MGGIILFDGICNFCNSSVQFIIKRDQAAFFKFASIQSEVGQALLAQYNVPANIDSVIYIEQGTIYFESTAALKICRRLDGLWPACYAFIVIPQCIRNTAYKLFAKNRYHLFGQKEACLLPTPSQRQRFL; from the coding sequence ATGGGTGGTATTATATTGTTCGATGGTATTTGTAATTTCTGTAATAGCAGTGTGCAATTTATTATTAAACGCGATCAAGCTGCTTTTTTCAAGTTTGCCTCCATTCAAAGTGAAGTTGGGCAAGCACTACTTGCACAATACAACGTCCCTGCAAATATAGATAGTGTAATTTACATTGAACAAGGTACTATTTATTTTGAATCAACAGCAGCACTTAAAATTTGTCGCCGTTTAGATGGCTTATGGCCAGCGTGCTACGCGTTTATTGTGATACCTCAATGTATAAGAAATACGGCATATAAATTATTTGCCAAAAACCGTTATCATCTTTTCGGTCAAAAGGAAGCATGCCTATTACCAACACCTTCACAACGACAACGTTTTCTTTAA
- the ruvB gene encoding Holliday junction branch migration DNA helicase RuvB encodes MSERMIASEAGSYDEQFELSLRPQRLAQYIGQHKVKENLQIFIEAAKLRQESLDHVLLYGPPGLGKTTLAAIIANEMNVNVRMTSGPAIERPGDLAAILSSLEPGDVLFIDEIHRLPRAIEEVLYPAMEDFCLDIVVGKGPEARSVRLDLPPFTLVGATTRAGALSAPLRDRFGVLLRLEFYDDISLAEIVVRSAHLFDVNIEQIAAGEMARRSRGTPRIANRLLKRVRDYAQVLGDGMITEDLAKQALELLQVDPRGLDHIDHKLVTNMIERFRGGPVGLDTLAASIGEERVTIEDVYEPYLMQIGFIQRTPRGRVATHLAYEHFGYDYPQQS; translated from the coding sequence ATGTCAGAGCGCATGATAGCAAGTGAAGCAGGCAGTTATGATGAACAATTTGAATTATCTTTAAGACCGCAACGATTAGCTCAATATATTGGGCAGCATAAGGTTAAAGAGAACTTACAAATTTTCATTGAAGCGGCGAAGCTTCGGCAGGAAAGTTTGGATCATGTACTATTATATGGTCCTCCTGGATTGGGAAAGACGACATTAGCCGCGATTATTGCAAATGAAATGAATGTTAATGTTCGTATGACGAGTGGTCCTGCCATTGAACGTCCAGGAGATTTAGCCGCGATTTTAAGCTCACTGGAACCAGGAGATGTTTTATTTATTGATGAAATTCATCGTCTTCCTCGTGCCATTGAAGAGGTACTATATCCTGCAATGGAGGACTTTTGTTTAGACATCGTTGTTGGAAAAGGCCCTGAAGCACGTTCTGTCCGTCTAGATTTGCCACCCTTTACACTTGTGGGAGCAACTACAAGAGCGGGGGCGTTGTCAGCGCCACTCCGAGATCGATTCGGTGTCTTGCTTCGTCTTGAATTTTACGATGATATATCACTAGCTGAAATTGTAGTTAGGAGCGCACATTTATTTGACGTCAATATAGAACAAATAGCCGCAGGTGAAATGGCAAGGCGCTCTCGTGGTACACCTCGTATCGCAAACCGTTTACTTAAACGAGTGCGAGATTATGCACAAGTGCTTGGAGATGGTATGATAACGGAGGACCTTGCCAAGCAAGCGCTAGAACTTTTACAGGTTGACCCTAGAGGGCTTGACCATATTGACCATAAACTTGTGACCAATATGATTGAGCGCTTCCGTGGTGGCCCAGTAGGCTTAGATACACTTGCTGCCTCCATAGGTGAAGAACGAGTGACGATAGAAGATGTGTACGAGCCTTATTTAATGCAAATAGGCTTTATTCAACGTACACCGCGTGGACGTGTTGCAACGCATCTTGCTTACGAACATTTTGGATATGATTATCCACAACAATCATAA